One genomic segment of Natrialbaceae archaeon AArc-T1-2 includes these proteins:
- a CDS encoding glycosyltransferase gives MRVAFVSMETGSHRDTEANDRIQRLIALLAERGHDVHVCCVSFWDGESVRLERDGVTYHGVADDLDDRRSFCLRLPFTLRSIGPDVIHATAEPPEQVLAANGGATLAGAPLFLEWDGEGGVDDGRLYRLAAGRPNRIVAPSRLVRTWIRELGADGDLIDVVPTPIDTDLIRETEPTDRTDVVYARRLDEDANLESLLLGLAELRDREWEATIIGDGPERPTYERLARDLRIDDRLTFVGEADREERIAIYRSAHVFAQTARRCVFPTELLWALAAGCVGIVEYHADSSAHELVEGRDRGFRTTSEDELTDAILEAGALEYRDYEPAFESFDREAVLERYLRRYRDGRATERLV, from the coding sequence ATGCGTGTGGCGTTCGTCTCCATGGAAACGGGCTCCCACCGGGACACGGAGGCGAACGACCGAATCCAGCGGCTGATCGCGTTGCTCGCCGAGCGCGGTCACGACGTCCACGTCTGCTGTGTGTCGTTCTGGGACGGCGAGTCGGTCCGTCTCGAGCGCGACGGCGTCACCTACCACGGCGTCGCGGACGATCTCGACGATCGACGCTCGTTCTGTCTGCGGCTCCCGTTTACCCTTCGGTCGATCGGTCCCGACGTGATCCACGCGACCGCGGAACCGCCGGAACAGGTGCTCGCAGCGAACGGCGGAGCGACGCTTGCGGGTGCGCCGCTGTTTCTCGAGTGGGACGGCGAGGGTGGCGTCGACGACGGTCGGTTGTACCGGCTTGCGGCCGGACGGCCGAACCGGATCGTCGCACCGTCGCGACTCGTCCGAACGTGGATCCGGGAACTCGGTGCCGACGGCGATCTGATCGACGTCGTCCCGACCCCGATCGACACCGACCTGATCCGGGAGACAGAACCCACCGATCGGACCGACGTGGTCTACGCGCGCCGACTCGACGAGGACGCGAACCTCGAGAGTCTGTTGCTCGGGCTCGCAGAGCTCCGTGACCGGGAGTGGGAAGCGACGATCATCGGCGACGGCCCCGAACGGCCCACCTACGAGCGCCTGGCCCGGGATCTGCGCATCGACGATCGGCTCACGTTCGTCGGCGAAGCCGACCGCGAGGAGCGGATCGCGATCTACCGGAGCGCACACGTCTTCGCACAGACCGCACGTCGTTGTGTCTTCCCGACTGAACTGCTGTGGGCGCTTGCCGCCGGCTGTGTCGGCATCGTCGAGTACCACGCCGACTCGAGCGCTCACGAACTCGTCGAGGGCCGCGACCGGGGGTTCCGGACGACGAGCGAGGACGAGCTCACTGACGCCATCCTCGAGGCAGGCGCACTCGAGTATCGCGACTACGAGCCGGCGTTCGAGAGCTTCGACCGGGAGGCGGTTCTCGAGCGGTACCTCAGGCGGTATCGCGACGGGCGTGCAACGGAGCGGCTCGTCTAA
- a CDS encoding GNAT family N-acetyltransferase has protein sequence MSPTVRRAVPDDARAVREIATESWHAAYDDVLGTDTVVETIDRWYELADLEAAIVDARDIEGIVFLVAEDGNELVGFAQAGPHRDQPAVASLSRIYVRPDRWGEGIGTALLERLEDDLEAYDRLCLAVLADNDVGVSFYESTGFERVGVQESNLEDGLEEYVYEKPL, from the coding sequence ATGTCACCGACCGTTCGCCGTGCCGTTCCGGACGATGCGAGGGCGGTCCGCGAGATCGCCACGGAGAGCTGGCACGCCGCGTACGACGACGTTCTCGGGACCGACACCGTCGTGGAAACGATCGACCGGTGGTACGAACTCGCCGATCTCGAGGCGGCAATCGTCGACGCACGAGACATCGAGGGGATCGTCTTTCTCGTCGCCGAGGACGGAAACGAGCTTGTCGGCTTCGCACAGGCCGGGCCACACCGCGACCAGCCCGCGGTCGCGTCGCTGTCCCGGATCTACGTCCGTCCCGATCGATGGGGCGAGGGGATCGGAACGGCGCTGCTCGAGCGCCTCGAGGACGACCTCGAGGCGTACGACCGGCTGTGTCTCGCCGTCCTCGCGGACAACGACGTGGGCGTCTCCTTCTACGAGTCGACCGGCTTCGAGCGGGTCGGCGTTCAAGAGAGCAATCTCGAAGATGGTCTCGAGGAGTACGTCTACGAGAAGCCGCTCTAG
- a CDS encoding universal stress protein has translation MYRDVLVPTDGSDAAYQAVEHGIAIADGLDANVHALSVIPGSGTSKRDQLRANPEKDAETAVKEVLEVADQEGVDATGTVRSGVAQEEILAYAREHDVDMIVMGTHGRTGLDHVLMGSVAEEVVKKSSIPVVTVPPSE, from the coding sequence ATGTACCGAGACGTACTCGTTCCGACCGACGGCAGCGACGCGGCGTACCAGGCGGTCGAACACGGAATCGCGATCGCAGACGGGCTCGACGCGAACGTCCACGCTCTGTCGGTGATCCCCGGTTCGGGGACGTCGAAACGAGACCAGCTCCGAGCCAACCCGGAGAAAGACGCCGAGACGGCAGTCAAGGAGGTCCTTGAGGTGGCCGACCAGGAGGGTGTCGACGCGACGGGAACGGTTCGCTCCGGCGTCGCCCAGGAGGAGATCCTCGCTTACGCACGCGAACACGACGTCGACATGATCGTGATGGGGACCCACGGTCGAACCGGCCTCGATCACGTCCTGATGGGCAGCGTCGCCGAGGAGGTCGTGAAGAAGTCCTCGATTCCCGTCGTGACGGTTCCACCTTCCGAGTAG
- a CDS encoding cupredoxin domain-containing protein yields MRPNRYSRRTVAKLAGTTTVAALLAGCPDNNDDVDDEPDDDVDDEPDVDVEDPEELADEEEWQEVDEFYFEGRIEAWTGVEPEFIEGLDNPTLLLFEDQEYDFTWINEDGANHNIAMWDQEEDGDVVDDFATEIMGDEGEEQTLESVEPTDEMTHYVCEVHPTTQIGPLEVRSE; encoded by the coding sequence ATGAGACCAAACCGGTACTCCCGGCGAACGGTCGCAAAGCTCGCAGGTACGACGACGGTCGCAGCGTTGCTCGCTGGCTGTCCGGACAACAACGACGACGTCGACGACGAGCCCGACGACGACGTCGACGACGAGCCCGACGTCGACGTCGAGGATCCCGAGGAACTCGCCGACGAAGAGGAGTGGCAAGAGGTCGACGAGTTCTACTTCGAAGGGCGGATCGAAGCCTGGACCGGCGTCGAACCGGAGTTCATCGAAGGTCTCGACAACCCGACGCTGTTGCTCTTCGAGGACCAGGAGTACGACTTCACGTGGATCAACGAGGACGGGGCCAACCACAACATTGCGATGTGGGATCAGGAAGAAGACGGCGACGTCGTCGACGACTTCGCGACAGAGATCATGGGCGACGAGGGCGAAGAACAGACCCTCGAGAGCGTCGAGCCCACCGACGAGATGACCCACTACGTCTGTGAGGTCCATCCGACCACGCAGATCGGTCCCCTCGAGGTCCGCTCCGAGTGA
- a CDS encoding RNB domain-containing ribonuclease, with translation MSDDTQADAGTAEGQGPVEISEELARHLENKREELFEKFEIRDEFPAGVLEEAEDRTEDVGSEIDAEVDDRRDLRELTTWTTDPIDAQDFDDALSIEEREEEYVLWVHIADVTHYVHPESAMWEEAVERGNTVYLPGYTIHMLPPVLAETVCSLVPNEDRLAHTVEMHLDKEELTYEEIDIYKSVIRSDERLTYTQAENRLDDPDAPLHEENVLVYDLAEQMHEQRKADGSLVLNPARDRAHTIIEECMLKANKAVTHELMWSRGVEAMYRVHPQPSPDEWSEALQEIQELDGVSIPGEAWDDPRKAVNATLEEAPGRQLDKIQWAVMKVMPRARYMNDPFGGHHALNFEIYGHFTSPIRRLSDLINHWIVYKNEVPEDLVALCDRASDKQKDAEQCEREYKNFLQEVGLDPMAVNNRGIEIVDDEDAEKTLE, from the coding sequence ATGAGCGACGACACACAGGCCGACGCCGGGACGGCCGAAGGGCAGGGTCCCGTCGAAATCTCGGAAGAGCTTGCCCGCCACCTCGAGAACAAACGCGAGGAACTGTTCGAGAAGTTCGAGATCCGCGACGAGTTTCCCGCGGGCGTTCTCGAGGAAGCCGAGGACCGAACCGAAGACGTCGGCTCGGAGATCGACGCCGAAGTCGACGACCGTCGGGACTTACGAGAGCTGACGACGTGGACGACGGACCCGATCGACGCCCAGGACTTCGACGACGCGCTCTCGATCGAAGAGCGCGAGGAGGAGTACGTCCTCTGGGTCCACATCGCCGACGTCACCCACTACGTCCATCCCGAGTCGGCGATGTGGGAGGAGGCCGTCGAGCGCGGGAACACGGTCTATCTGCCCGGCTACACGATCCACATGCTGCCGCCGGTGCTCGCGGAGACGGTCTGTTCGCTCGTTCCCAACGAGGACAGGCTCGCCCACACCGTCGAGATGCACCTCGACAAAGAGGAGCTCACCTACGAGGAGATAGACATCTACAAGTCCGTCATCCGCTCGGACGAACGACTCACCTACACCCAGGCCGAGAACCGACTCGACGACCCCGATGCGCCCTTACACGAGGAGAACGTCCTCGTCTACGATCTCGCCGAGCAGATGCACGAACAGCGCAAGGCGGACGGCTCGCTCGTGTTGAACCCCGCGCGGGACCGTGCCCACACGATCATCGAGGAGTGCATGCTGAAAGCGAACAAGGCCGTCACTCACGAGTTGATGTGGAGCCGTGGCGTCGAGGCGATGTACCGCGTCCACCCCCAGCCAAGCCCCGACGAGTGGTCCGAGGCGCTCCAGGAGATCCAGGAGCTCGACGGCGTCTCGATCCCCGGCGAGGCCTGGGACGACCCCCGGAAAGCGGTCAACGCCACCCTCGAGGAGGCCCCCGGCCGCCAGCTCGATAAGATCCAGTGGGCCGTGATGAAGGTGATGCCCCGGGCCCGGTACATGAACGACCCCTTCGGCGGTCACCACGCGCTGAACTTCGAGATCTACGGCCACTTCACGAGTCCCATTCGCCGCCTGTCGGACCTGATCAACCACTGGATCGTCTACAAAAACGAGGTTCCCGAAGACCTCGTGGCGCTGTGTGATCGCGCGAGCGACAAGCAAAAAGACGCCGAACAGTGCGAGCGCGAGTACAAGAACTTCCTCCAGGAGGTCGGCCTCGACCCGATGGCGGTGAACAACCGCGGCATCGAGATCGTCGACGACGAGGACGCAGAGAAGACGCTGGAGTAG
- a CDS encoding RNA-guided endonuclease InsQ/TnpB family protein, with amino-acid sequence MKRVNTFEVVPQTENDKECLLRLLDASASLWNELTYERRQNYFGDGDVWDTSEYRGRYNGVVGSATVQQVTRKNSEAWRSFFALKEKGEDANPPSYWGNEEDGRELRTYIRCNQYTIQWSKRSRLEIPVGQELKDEYGLGYHERLRLEVRGNPKWDGKQGRLELEYDEVSGTFRAFQPVTVPDSRLGSPLASHEAALDVGANNLVACSTTTGNQYLYDGRELFGRFRETTDEIARLQSKLREGRYSSKRIRRLYRQRTKRRDHAQNALVRDLVERLYDEDVATVYVGDLTDVLETHWSVRVNEKTHNFWAFKKFIHRLACVCEEYGISLEAESEAWTSQTCPECGDHEKTVRHEDTLTCPCGFEGHADLTASETFLRENSDTEVRPMARPVRFEWDAHDWSGKPHPHESPKEVRTNPQVASVGR; translated from the coding sequence ATGAAGCGCGTCAACACCTTCGAGGTGGTTCCACAGACCGAGAACGACAAAGAGTGTCTCCTACGGCTACTCGACGCTTCCGCCTCCCTGTGGAACGAGTTGACCTACGAACGGCGTCAGAACTACTTCGGTGACGGCGACGTGTGGGACACCTCCGAGTACCGAGGACGCTACAACGGTGTCGTCGGTAGCGCGACCGTCCAACAGGTCACACGAAAGAACAGCGAAGCGTGGCGGTCGTTCTTTGCCCTCAAGGAGAAAGGCGAGGACGCCAACCCACCGTCGTACTGGGGCAACGAGGAGGACGGACGCGAACTCCGCACCTACATTCGGTGCAACCAGTACACGATTCAGTGGAGCAAGCGTAGCCGTCTCGAAATCCCTGTCGGGCAAGAACTGAAAGACGAATACGGACTCGGCTACCACGAACGACTCCGCCTCGAAGTCCGAGGCAATCCGAAATGGGACGGCAAACAGGGTCGTTTGGAACTTGAGTACGACGAGGTGAGCGGCACGTTCAGGGCTTTCCAACCAGTCACCGTCCCTGATTCTCGACTGGGTTCACCACTGGCTTCTCACGAAGCCGCCCTCGACGTTGGCGCAAACAACCTCGTCGCCTGTTCCACGACTACTGGGAACCAGTACCTCTACGACGGTCGGGAGTTGTTCGGACGGTTCCGCGAGACGACTGACGAAATCGCCCGTCTACAGTCGAAACTCCGCGAAGGACGCTACAGTTCCAAGCGGATTCGACGACTGTACCGACAGCGGACGAAGCGCCGTGACCACGCACAGAACGCGCTGGTGCGCGACCTCGTTGAACGACTGTACGACGAGGATGTGGCGACGGTGTACGTGGGCGACTTGACCGACGTGCTGGAAACGCACTGGTCGGTCAGGGTGAACGAGAAGACGCACAACTTTTGGGCGTTCAAGAAGTTCATCCACCGGCTCGCGTGCGTCTGTGAGGAATACGGCATCTCTCTCGAAGCCGAGTCGGAAGCATGGACGAGTCAGACGTGTCCCGAGTGTGGCGATCACGAGAAGACGGTTCGCCACGAGGATACGCTGACGTGTCCGTGTGGATTCGAGGGGCACGCCGACCTCACGGCGTCAGAGACGTTCCTTCGAGAAAACAGCGATACGGAAGTCAGGCCGATGGCACGGCCCGTGCGATTCGAGTGGGACGCCCACGACTGGTCGGGGAAACCACACCCTCATGAAAGTCCCAAAGAAGTGCGCACAAACCCGCAAGTTGCCTCCGTGGGTCGATAG
- a CDS encoding O-acetylhomoserine aminocarboxypropyltransferase/cysteine synthase family protein → MSDDERDGERTSDGFGTRSVHAGQSPDPATGAMAPPIYQTSSYVFEDADDAASRYALESEEFIYSRIANPTVQVLEDRLASLEGGTGAVATASGMAALDAATLVLAKAGENVVCSTDTYGGTTAYLDKTATRRDIEARFVPTLEYDAYEDAVDENTAFVHVETIGNPSLVTPDLERIAAIAHDNDVPLVVDNTFATPYLCNPIDHGADVVWNSTTKWIHGSGTTVGGVLVDGGSFPWEEGGYEEIAGRNDAYHDTDFSRDFSDAPFAAAVRFRSLRSLGNQQSPFDAWQTLQGLESLPLRMQRHCENAAIVADYLDDHEDVAWVTYPGLEDHPTHDDASTYLADYGGMIAFGLEGGYEAGKRLCEEVEIAQFLANIGDAKTLVIHPASTTHGQLTPAEREEAGVTEDLLRLSVGIEDPEDILADLENAIETATREA, encoded by the coding sequence ATGAGCGACGACGAGCGCGACGGGGAACGCACGTCGGATGGGTTCGGAACCAGAAGCGTCCACGCCGGACAGTCACCCGATCCTGCGACCGGGGCGATGGCTCCACCGATCTACCAGACGTCGTCGTACGTCTTCGAGGACGCCGACGACGCCGCCTCACGGTACGCCCTAGAGAGCGAGGAGTTCATCTACTCGCGGATCGCCAATCCGACCGTCCAGGTCTTAGAGGATCGGTTGGCCTCGCTGGAAGGCGGGACGGGTGCGGTGGCGACGGCGAGCGGAATGGCCGCGCTCGACGCCGCGACGCTGGTTCTCGCGAAGGCGGGCGAGAACGTCGTCTGTTCGACGGACACCTACGGCGGGACGACGGCCTACCTCGACAAGACCGCGACCAGACGTGACATCGAGGCTCGATTCGTCCCCACGCTCGAGTACGACGCCTACGAGGACGCCGTCGACGAGAACACCGCGTTCGTCCACGTCGAGACGATCGGCAACCCCTCGCTCGTGACGCCCGATCTCGAGCGAATCGCAGCGATCGCCCACGACAACGACGTCCCGCTCGTGGTGGACAACACGTTCGCGACGCCGTATCTGTGTAACCCGATCGACCACGGCGCGGACGTCGTCTGGAACTCGACGACGAAGTGGATCCACGGCTCCGGAACGACCGTCGGCGGCGTCCTCGTAGACGGCGGTTCGTTCCCCTGGGAGGAAGGCGGCTACGAGGAGATCGCCGGACGAAACGACGCCTACCACGACACCGACTTCTCGCGGGACTTTTCCGACGCACCCTTCGCCGCTGCCGTGCGGTTCCGATCGCTTCGCAGCCTGGGAAACCAGCAATCACCCTTTGACGCCTGGCAGACCCTGCAGGGACTCGAGTCACTTCCGCTGCGAATGCAACGCCACTGTGAGAACGCTGCGATCGTCGCCGACTACCTCGACGATCACGAAGACGTCGCCTGGGTCACGTATCCGGGACTCGAGGATCACCCGACCCACGACGACGCCTCGACGTACCTCGCGGACTACGGTGGGATGATCGCCTTCGGCCTCGAGGGGGGATACGAGGCGGGCAAACGGCTCTGTGAGGAAGTCGAGATCGCCCAGTTCCTCGCGAACATCGGCGACGCGAAGACGCTCGTGATCCACCCCGCGAGCACGACCCACGGCCAGCTCACGCCCGCCGAACGCGAGGAGGCCGGCGTCACCGAGGACCTGCTTCGGCTGTCGGTCGGCATCGAGGATCCGGAAGACATACTTGCAGACCTCGAGAACGCAATCGAGACGGCCACGAGGGAGGCCTGA
- a CDS encoding MFS transporter, whose amino-acid sequence MHSSRRDRIVLAAVVFAVLFSQLLLYPGVEILVAELGADATDSPFATTALSASMWFLVAEFVAYVAFVGVWGIASDVAGRRIPFIVAGALAGAVGYAGLAATSLLGSIPFEGILLVRLLQGAMTVGAFSLTITMLMDLDGGHGKNMGVAGIAIGFGAALGAPVGGQLTELHPIAPLLAAAGLLVCVGLLVSIVEDRAPSDRRTARAILERVRRRPTLTIPYAFGFVDRLTAGFFGLVGTLYFQDVFGLGAGETGLLLACFFAPFALLQYPMGVLSDRIGRTIPIVLGSMLYGVGILAVGTSPTVLAAAAAMVAVGVLGALVAPATMALVTDIADETERGVAMAGFNLAGSLGFLGGFLVGGTVADAYGYGTAFLVVGGLEIAIALVAVPVFVRLSLASTGLSVGSDEGDV is encoded by the coding sequence GTGCACTCGAGCCGTCGTGACCGGATCGTGCTCGCCGCCGTCGTCTTCGCGGTGCTTTTCTCGCAGTTGTTGCTCTATCCCGGCGTCGAGATACTCGTCGCCGAACTCGGTGCCGACGCGACGGACTCGCCGTTCGCGACGACGGCACTGTCGGCGAGCATGTGGTTTCTCGTCGCGGAGTTTGTCGCCTACGTCGCCTTCGTCGGCGTCTGGGGGATCGCGAGCGACGTCGCCGGCCGTCGGATCCCGTTTATCGTCGCCGGGGCGCTCGCGGGCGCGGTCGGCTATGCGGGACTCGCCGCGACGTCGTTGCTCGGGTCGATCCCGTTCGAGGGCATCCTCCTCGTGCGGCTTCTCCAGGGGGCGATGACCGTCGGCGCGTTCTCGCTGACGATAACGATGTTGATGGACTTAGACGGCGGCCACGGGAAGAACATGGGGGTGGCGGGGATCGCCATCGGCTTCGGAGCGGCACTGGGCGCGCCCGTCGGGGGGCAGCTGACGGAACTGCATCCGATCGCGCCGCTTCTCGCCGCGGCCGGGCTGCTCGTCTGTGTCGGGTTGCTCGTCTCGATCGTCGAGGATCGCGCACCGAGCGATCGCCGTACCGCACGTGCCATCCTCGAACGCGTCCGGCGACGGCCCACGCTGACGATTCCCTACGCCTTCGGCTTCGTCGATCGGCTGACCGCCGGCTTCTTCGGACTCGTCGGGACGCTTTACTTCCAGGACGTCTTCGGACTCGGAGCCGGCGAGACCGGCCTCCTGCTCGCGTGCTTTTTCGCGCCCTTCGCGCTGTTGCAGTATCCGATGGGCGTCCTCTCCGATCGGATCGGTCGTACGATTCCGATCGTTCTCGGATCGATGCTGTACGGCGTCGGCATCCTCGCCGTCGGCACGTCGCCGACGGTTCTCGCCGCCGCCGCTGCCATGGTCGCCGTCGGCGTCCTCGGCGCGCTCGTCGCCCCTGCCACGATGGCACTCGTCACCGACATCGCCGACGAGACCGAACGGGGCGTCGCGATGGCTGGTTTCAACCTCGCCGGCAGTCTTGGGTTTTTAGGTGGCTTTCTCGTCGGCGGCACCGTCGCCGACGCCTACGGATACGGCACGGCCTTTCTCGTCGTCGGTGGCCTCGAGATCGCTATCGCGCTCGTCGCCGTCCCCGTCTTCGTGCGGCTCTCGCTCGCGTCGACCGGACTCTCGGTCGGAAGCGACGAGGGCGACGTCTGA
- the metX gene encoding homoserine O-acetyltransferase MetX translates to MTTRETVDLGAFQFLCGESIPRLEVTYETYGEFDGTNAVLVCHALTGSSHVARRPDAGDDTAGQARAWWGDVVGPGKAIDTTEYYVICTNVPGSCYGTTGPASTNPETGEPYGTDFPPVTVGDWTRAQRAVLDELGVGRLHAVVGGSVGGMNVLDWLRRYPDDVERAASVAAAPRLDAQCLALDTVARRAITGDPNWNGGHYYGGPHPDEGLARARQIGHIMYLSKASMGRKFGRRSAGRETVREEPPDPAAAFFPYREVESYLDYQAEKFVDRFDANSYLYLTRAMDDFDLSAGYEGDADALAAFEGELLVLSFTGDWHFTVEQSDALADACREADVSVSHHVVDSDHGHDAFLVEPEKVGPPLSGLLEEGLAARAITDTHEVDDDDFAPVHASLFSK, encoded by the coding sequence GTGACGACCAGAGAGACGGTCGACCTGGGGGCGTTTCAGTTCCTGTGTGGGGAGTCGATCCCCCGCCTCGAGGTCACCTACGAGACCTACGGCGAGTTCGACGGCACCAACGCGGTGCTCGTCTGTCACGCCCTGACGGGCAGTTCACACGTCGCCCGTCGACCCGACGCCGGCGACGACACCGCCGGCCAGGCCAGGGCGTGGTGGGGCGACGTCGTCGGCCCCGGGAAGGCGATCGACACCACGGAGTACTACGTGATCTGTACGAACGTCCCCGGCTCCTGTTACGGCACGACCGGGCCGGCGAGTACGAACCCCGAGACCGGCGAGCCCTACGGCACCGACTTCCCGCCCGTGACGGTCGGAGACTGGACCCGCGCCCAGCGGGCCGTCCTCGACGAACTCGGCGTCGGTCGACTCCACGCCGTCGTCGGCGGCAGCGTCGGCGGGATGAACGTCCTGGACTGGCTGCGTCGGTACCCCGACGACGTCGAACGCGCCGCCTCGGTCGCGGCCGCGCCACGGCTCGACGCCCAGTGTCTCGCGCTGGATACCGTCGCCCGCCGAGCGATCACGGGCGACCCGAACTGGAACGGCGGGCACTACTACGGCGGCCCCCACCCCGACGAGGGGCTGGCTCGAGCACGCCAGATCGGCCACATCATGTACCTCTCGAAGGCCTCGATGGGCCGGAAGTTCGGCCGTCGCTCCGCGGGCAGAGAGACCGTCCGCGAGGAGCCACCCGATCCCGCGGCTGCCTTCTTCCCCTACCGCGAGGTCGAGTCCTACCTCGACTACCAGGCCGAGAAGTTCGTCGATCGCTTCGACGCCAACAGCTACCTCTATCTGACCAGGGCGATGGACGACTTCGACCTCTCCGCCGGCTACGAGGGAGACGCCGACGCGCTCGCGGCCTTCGAGGGCGAACTCCTCGTCCTCTCCTTTACCGGCGACTGGCACTTCACGGTCGAGCAGTCCGACGCGCTCGCCGACGCCTGTCGCGAGGCCGACGTCTCAGTCTCCCACCACGTCGTCGACTCCGACCACGGTCACGACGCCTTCCTCGTCGAACCGGAGAAGGTCGGCCCGCCGCTGTCCGGTCTGCTCGAGGAGGGACTGGCCGCTCGAGCGATCACCGACACACACGAGGTCGACGACGACGATTTTGCACCGGTGCACGCGAGTCTCTTCTCGAAGTGA
- the tnpA gene encoding IS200/IS605 family transposase, translated as MVKSTRHAKYELYYHIVFVPKSGGITDSADLAEQGSAQYRRSHLTGKTKERLETIFAEICEDKGLELAEAEVMSDHVHLFIGSPPKNAPSLIVNWVKGISARKYNQRYDDRVKWTRSYYVGTAGSASKGAVEQYIAEQEGGDT; from the coding sequence ATGGTGAAGAGTACCCGTCACGCGAAATACGAACTCTACTACCACATAGTGTTCGTACCGAAATCTGGCGGAATCACAGATTCCGCTGACCTCGCGGAACAGGGTTCCGCTCAGTATCGGCGTTCGCACTTGACGGGGAAGACGAAGGAACGTCTCGAAACCATCTTCGCGGAAATCTGTGAGGACAAGGGCCTCGAACTGGCCGAGGCTGAGGTCATGTCCGACCACGTACACCTGTTCATCGGGAGTCCACCCAAGAACGCCCCGTCACTCATCGTCAACTGGGTCAAGGGCATCTCGGCGCGGAAGTACAACCAGCGGTACGATGACCGCGTGAAGTGGACTCGTTCGTACTACGTCGGAACAGCGGGAAGCGCTTCGAAGGGCGCTGTCGAACAGTACATCGCTGAACAGGAAGGTGGTGACACATGA
- a CDS encoding plastocyanin/azurin family copper-binding protein, producing MARNDSVSRRTIMKIAGAGTATALIAGCTGNGDDDGNGNGNGDDDNGEEDEFDEADWEDVEEIELDGPTSGWIGVSPDHIDGVENPTLGLVEGREYEITWNNTDGGNHNIAMIDENDEVVEDYETDVMSDEGESQTLTFTATDEIAQYFCAPHPTQMRGDVEIIENDE from the coding sequence ATGGCACGAAACGATTCGGTTTCGCGGCGGACGATCATGAAAATTGCGGGCGCTGGTACGGCGACAGCGCTCATCGCCGGTTGTACGGGCAACGGCGACGACGACGGCAACGGCAACGGCAACGGCGACGACGACAACGGCGAGGAAGACGAGTTCGACGAGGCCGACTGGGAGGACGTCGAGGAGATCGAACTCGACGGTCCCACCAGCGGCTGGATCGGCGTCTCGCCCGACCACATCGACGGCGTCGAGAACCCGACGCTGGGCCTCGTCGAGGGTCGCGAGTACGAGATCACCTGGAATAACACCGACGGTGGCAACCACAACATCGCGATGATCGACGAGAACGACGAAGTCGTCGAAGATTACGAAACGGATGTCATGAGCGACGAGGGCGAGAGCCAGACGCTCACGTTCACGGCGACCGACGAGATCGCCCAGTACTTCTGTGCGCCTCACCCGACCCAGATGCGCGGTGACGTCGAGATCATCGAAAACGACGAATAA